The following proteins come from a genomic window of Canis lupus dingo isolate Sandy chromosome 20, ASM325472v2, whole genome shotgun sequence:
- the LOC112666844 gene encoding serine protease 42, with the protein MTAGAGPGGGSGSRINNRRRGRIYCIASLWQRGPWNWKVPIKGGCPQKHPDPSGPRGVRGTRGGDGPGGSQGSGFRTRARGRGAQGARLFHRSRACADRQPAAARGAQRRGEARRGAGGPWRPRAAARCASCSGCCSSRFRSGRPPRRPPRRPPRRRPRRPPRRPPRRPPRRRPRLPRGAALRARAPACGGLRGRRRPPGPREAAILSQLVELVPGCGQVTAKILGGEAAEEAKWPWQVSLRINQKHVCGGSLITQQWVLTAGHCILSHLSYTVKMGDRSIHKENTSVVVPIRNVIVHPQLSVVGTIQKDLALLQLLYPVNFSMTIQPICIPQKTFQVEAGTTCWVTGWGRQEEYGSKLVAHILQEVDQDIIHHKRCNEMIQKAMTTNKTVVLEGMICGYKAAGKDSCQGDSGGPLVCKFQDTWVQVGIVSWGFGCGRRNVPGVYTDIASYAEWIVNVMNQAASLYSVVLLIPLLCLVLPLGILMAP; encoded by the exons ATAAACAACAGAAGGCGAGGGCGGATATACTGTATTGCTTCTCTTTGGCAAAGGGGTCCCTGGAACTGGAAGGTCCCTATCAAGGGCGGTTGTCCTCAGAAGCACCCCGACCCCTCCGGCCCGCGCGGAGTTCGTGGGACTCGCGGTGGAGACGGACCCGGGGGAAGCCAGGGCTCGGGGTTTCGCACtcgggcccgggggcggggagcgcAGGGAGCGCGCCTCTTCCACCGCTCACGCGCCTGCGCGGACCGTCAGCCTGCGGCGGCGAGGGGCGCGcagaggcgaggcgaggcgaggcgaggcgcgGGCGGCCCATGGCGTCCCCGGGCGGCCGCTCGCTGCGCCTCCTGCTCTGGCTGCTGCTCCTCCCGCTTCCGCTCGGGGCGTCCTCCCCGTCGTCCTCCCCGTCGTCCTCCCCGTCGTCGGCCCCGTCGTCCTCCCCGTCGTCCGCCCCGTCGTCCGCCCCGTCGTCGGCCCCGTCTTCCCCGGGGGGCGGCCCTGAGGGCCCGGGCGCCAGCGTGTGGAGGGCTACGGGGCCGCCGGCGACCTCCAGGACCGCGCGAGGCGGCCATACTCTCCCAGTTGGTGGAGTTGGTCCCAG GGTGTGGCCAAGTCACTGCGAAAATCTTGGGCGGAGAGGCAGCCGAAGAAGCGAAGTGGCCCTGGCAGGTGAGCCTAAGGATCAACCAGAAACACGTGTGTGGAGGCTCCCTCATCACACAGCAGTGGGTGCTGACTGCGGGCCACTGTATTTTAAG CCATCTTAGCTACACTGTCAAGATGGGAGACCGAAGTATCCATAAAGAAAACACAAGTGTGGTGGTCCCTATCCGAAACGTCATTGTCCACCCTCAGCTCTCAGTAGTTGGAACCATTCAGAAGGACCTTGCCCTTCTGCAGCTGCTCTACCCTGTAAACTTCAGCATGACCATACAGCCTATATGCATTCCTCAGAAGACTTTCCAGGTGGAAGCTGGGACCACATGCTGGGTGACTGGATGGGGCAGACAAGAAGAATATG GCAGCAAACTTGTTGCACATATTCTCCAAGAGGTCGACCAAGACATCATCCACCACAAGAGGTGTAACGAGATGATTCAGAAAGCCATGACAACAAATAAGACTGTAGTACTGGAAGGCATGATTTGTGGCTATAAAGCAGCAGGCAAGGATTCTTGTCAG ggaGATTCTGGGGGCCCTCTGGTCTGTAAATTTCAGGACACATGGGTCCAGGTGGGAATCGTGAGCTGGGGCTTTGGCTGTGGTCGTAGAAATGTGCCTGGAGTTTATACGGACATTGCTTCCTATGCTGAGTGGATAGTTAACGTGATGAACCAGGCTGCCTCTTTGTATTCAGTGGTGTTACTCATCCCACTTCTGTGCCTGGTGCTGCCGCTGGGCATCCTGATGGCCCCGTGA